Genomic segment of Bacteroidales bacterium:
GGGCCGGTGGGCAAACCATTTTCATAGACTTTTCTTCCGTCGCGAAGCAAATCTTCTGAAATATCGCCGAGATTGAAGTAAAGGTATCCACCTGTGTGTGTTGAATCTTCGGCAAAGGGATCCATCATCCAAAACTCAATATACTCTATGTTAGTAGCTTCAAAGTCGGTGTTATCAAGCGCCCGCATCATACCGCCCCAGCGAGTTTGCGGGTCTCTCAGAGTTCCATCGGCATTGATCCCGCTTGAGATGGATGTTGGCCTTACGTCATAGTTGTATGGCCCCCTGATTGCAGGGTAAAAAGCCATATTGAAAATCGGGATATTCATGGGCTGCCCACTTGGAGGATCGGCATTCGGAAAGACTTCAGTTTCCTTTACTGCCCTCACTGAGTGCCTTGAGAGTTCATTCTTATCAATGTTCTCGGGTCGCAGGTTGCTGGTTCTTTCATAAAAGAGCGGGTCAACAACATACCACGAGGTCCGTGCACGGTTAAAGCCATATCTTAAACCAGTTCCTGCTGCCGCTTCCGGAAACATATTGGGCATGGTTTGTTGCTGTGGTGTGCTGGCAAGAAACCAGTTACCAACATTTTTCAGGTCAATGGTTGATTTACTGCCTTCAAAATCGTCAATATATGTTGTTCCGCTTTTACCTACTGCTCTCGAATGCCCGGGTATAAAGTGTGCAAACTCCCCGTCAACGGTTATACGCGAAGGAGCTGTTGTGCTATAGAATGGCAGTTTATCAATGAGGCGTGTAATAAACATTGCATCGGTTTGATATCCAAAATCAACACCCCAGATGGTGTTGCTGATGGGTTCGTTTCCATAGCTTACCTTTTGGGTCAGCGGGCGTTCGTTAAGATTAAGAATGGTTCCACCAATATAGAAATCATTATTAAACCGGTGTTCAACCCGGGTTCCAAAAAGCCGTTTTGTTTGGATGTTGAACATATTCGTACTTTCGAGCGAAATATTGATTGGGGTACCGGAATTCAAAACACCTTCATCTATAATCCGAACCCTTCCGAGAGTATAGTCAACAGTAAAATGTATATTTTCGGTAAGCGGGGTACCTCCGGCAGTTACCCTTACCGATCCTTGCGGAACATTGATTGCATTGAGCGATATTTCTGAACCGCTTTCCGATTTATACATCCCTTCGATAATGAACCTGTTTTTGTCAGGGTATTGCTCGGCGCCTGTTTTAGTAAGCGTATAAAGTGAGTCGTATGCATATTTATCGCCAAGTTCAACGTTGGCTAATTTTCTGCGTAAATGACTGCCAAAGGGTTCAAGTACCGGGAAGTAAATTCTTCCGGTTGATGATTGGATGGTTCCGCCCTGGGTTGCTGCCTGGTCAATAAAATCGAACATGCCATCAGGTGGCGGGTTAAGTTGCTGGCCGAGATTGTCAAATCCCATAACCCGGATGAGCGGTACGCCTTCAACATCGGCCGGGCCTTCGAGCAGGTAGCCTGTTGGAACACTGTTAACACCACCGCTATAGAGAATATTCAGGTAGAAATCTTCACGGTTGATCCTGAAAGCATTCAGGTTATAAACGTTTTTCATCATCAGGTCCCACATAGGTACGCGGGTATCCATGGCGGTGCTCCTGAGCAATTTTACCATCAGGGCATTGGGTGAGTTAATTCCCTCGTCAGAGAATTCACCTACCTGGTAAACCCTGTCGTCCTGGCCTACGATGGTGTATTGATAAGCTACGGCCAACACCTGATCGGGGTTCAACTGATAATTCAACGAAATAAACCCGAGTTTGCTGTTGTAGGTGAATTCGTTATGGTTTAGTTTACGGGCATTTTCGACTTTCTCAAAATCACGCCCTGAAATCAGATCAAGCGGATGGGTTGACAGATAGCTTGTAACACTGTTGATGTTTCTTAGCTGACTGGTGTCAGATAATTGCTGCAATAAATTGTTCGAACGATTATCGGGGGCAAAATATTCCGTTGAAGAAACCAATTGATTATTATAAGGCAAGTTTTCTGCCAGATCCATAAACGCTACAAGGTTACGGTTCTCAGTAACTGCTGCACCACGCGTTGTAACCCAAACCTCGATCTTTGTAATGTTGATGTTGGAACTTATAATGGGCATGCGCTCAAGGGCTTGCTCGTAACGATCCCTGAAATAATGCGCGAGGAAAAAGTGCCTGTTATCTTCGTAATCAAGGGCTTTGATCTCAAAAGTACTTGTTTGCGCTCCCCCCTGAACCGTTATGCTGCGGGTTTCACTCTTTTGTTGTGAGAACACCGAGGTTACTGTGGTTCGCCCAAACTGCAACTGTGTTTTAATCCCGAACAGGCTCTGGCTTCCTGTGATCAGGCTGCTGTTCAGCGGTAGAGTAACGTCGCCGGCCTCGATGAGTTTTACAATATCATCTTCCTTGCCTTCGTACTTGAGCTTTAACTTGTTTTCAAAATCAAAAGTTGCCTCAGTATTATAATTGGTATTGAACTCTATTTTATCACCGATTTTGGCGATCACGTTCATCTGGATTTTCTGCTGGAAATCGAAATTTGTGGTGCGCCTGCGTCTGACATCCAGGGCTGGGTCTTCACGGTAATTTGAGAGTACCCCAAAGATCAGCTCAGCCGATCCCTGTGGGCGGATATCAATGGTACTGCTTCCAAAAATGCGTTCGAATACCTGGCCGCCAACATGGATCTGTGGGATGATGCCATCGCTGCCGCGCGTTCTGGATGTGCTTGCCGAGCGTTCGCGCCAGTAATTCTGCAATGAATTTTCGAGGCGATAGTCCTTGTACTCTTCAAAGGTCAGGGTTCGTGGTGTACGATAACTTATATCGCCTATTTTCCGGTAAACGGTGTATTGGTTTGTAAGCGGGTCGTAAACAACTTCTTCAGTTATGGAAGATGGATCTTTAAAATCGAGTGATGAGGGCGATTGGTAACCTGGCGTAAGCACATCCGGATGAGGGGTAAGCGGATATGGCAATGCTATGCTGGTATCGGGCGATAAAGTAGTGTCGGGCGGAGAAGAAAAGAGAACGTGGTCATTTGAGCTCACGGTTGGAATATTGCCCCACATTGCAAGCAATAGTGATAAAAAGAGCACTGATCTGAGTACGTATAAAATGAATTGCCTCAAGGGTGTAGCTTATTTTCGTGAAGTATCAGCCTTTACTGGTAACATGTTTTGCTTATAGCAGTTTACAGCATTTTGAGTGCATTCTTGATCAGCGCTTCAACACTTAAACCACTTCCTTCGGTCCTGATGATCTTGTCAATTGTTTTTTCTGCCAGTATTTTGTTAAAGCCTAGCATTATTAACCCTGATAACGCTTCATCTTTTTTGGTATTGTACTGGGTTTCTAAAATTTCTCCGCCACTTCCTGTCTTTTCCAGCTTGTCTTTAAGATCAACAATAATCCGTTGTGCAGTTTTGCTGCCAATCCCTTTCACTGACTGTATCAGCGATGTATCGCCCCTTACGATGGCTGCCCTGATTTCAGCAGGAGTAAGTGAAGAAAAGATCAGCCTGGCTGTGCCTGCGCCAATACCTGAAACAGTGATTAACTCACGGAACAAAACACGCTCATCTTCATTGGCAAATCCAAAAAGCACAAGCGCATCTTCCCTGACAACAAGATGCGTTAACAACCGGCATGCAGCAGGCTTTTTTTCTGAAACCTCCGGGAGCAGACCGTAGGTATGAAGTGAAATGTGAAGCAAATAGCCTATGCCATTGCAATTGATGACTGCATAAGCAGGTCTTTTCTCAATCAATTGGCCTTCAATAAATGAATACATAATAATGGGTTATTGCGACATGGTATGAAACACCAGTTTTAAGAGTTTGGCAAAAGTACAATTTTGGCTCAAAAATGAATCTTTAATTCTTTGCAGGCTGCATCAGAAAAATATCCTAATTTAGTGGCATTGTTTTACCACAGATTTCTACCACATTAAAAACCTAAAAGAGAAGACATGAGTACAAAAACCACATTACAGAAAGAAGCCCTGGCCTATCATTCAGAAGGAAAGCCAGGAAAAATTGAAGTAATTCCTACAAAACCTTATTTCACCCAACGGGATCTTTCTTTGGCCTACACTCCCGGGGTTGCTACTCCCTGCCTTGAAATTGAAAAAAACCTTGACGACGTTTATAAATACACCGCCAAAGGCAACCTGGTTGCGGTTATTTCAAACGGAACGGCAGTTCTCGGCCTTGGAGATATTGGTGCAATGGCCGGCAAACCTGTTATGGAAGGCAAAGGCCTGCTGTTTAAGGTTTTCGCTGATATTGATGTTTTTGATATTGAAGTTGACCTGAAAGATCCTCAGAAACTCATAGAAACAATCATCGCCATTTCCCCGACTTTTGGTGGCATCAACCTCGAAGACATCAAAGCGCCTGAGTGTTTTGAGATCGAAACAAAAGTTCAGGAAGCAATAGATATTCCTGTGATGCACGACGATCAGCACGGCACAGCTATCATTACTTCCGCCGGGCTTCTGAATGCGCTACTCATCAACGGTAAAAAAATTGAGGACATTAAAATTGTTGTGAGTGGGGCAGGAGCTTCGGCTATTTCCTGCACCAG
This window contains:
- the ruvA gene encoding Holliday junction branch migration protein RuvA is translated as MYSFIEGQLIEKRPAYAVINCNGIGYLLHISLHTYGLLPEVSEKKPAACRLLTHLVVREDALVLFGFANEDERVLFRELITVSGIGAGTARLIFSSLTPAEIRAAIVRGDTSLIQSVKGIGSKTAQRIIVDLKDKLEKTGSGGEILETQYNTKKDEALSGLIMLGFNKILAEKTIDKIIRTEGSGLSVEALIKNALKML